GAGGTAACAAGGTCCCTGGAATACGCTAACAGTCTATGATTGATATTGCAGGAGGGGATCTTATATATTTTTGCATCAGACATGGCATATATGCAGGAAAAACAAAATAAACATCGAAATAATAATGTGAAAATTCACAGACCATTACAATCTTTCCTATATAATATCAATTTGCGGAGGTAGGTCATGGAAAATAAAGTACTGGATAATGAACAGCTGGAGATAAAGAATCACATGGAAACTGTGGTGACACAAATGTTTGAAAATATGCTAAAAAGGCTTGACATTTGCAAATGTGAAATGTGCAGAAAAGACATAATCGCATATGCCTTGAATCATCTTCCGCCAAGGTATGCAGTAACTCAAAAGGGGGAGCTCTACTATAGGCTTGCGGAATTTACCCAGCAGTTCGAAATTGATGTGCAGGTTATTCTTGCCGAAGCAGTGCAGGTAATTTCTCAAAACCCCAGACATTAAGAGAACCGCCGATTTTACCGGCGGTTCTATATTTTCTATTTAACTGTATAAGGATCAATGGCTTTTCCTTTATATCTCACTTCAAAGTGGCAGTGGTTTCCGGTAGACCTTCCGGTGCTGCCCATATAAGCTATTATATCGCCCCGCTCCACTCTTTGTCCCACTTTTACATTCAGCTTTGAGTTATGGCCGTATAGGCTCTCGTAGCCGTTTCCATGGTTTATTTTTACTAAGATTCCGTAGCTTCCGTCCCTGCCTGCTATAGTCACAACGCCGTCGGCGGAGGCTCTTATGGCTGTCCCTCTTGAATTTGCTATATCTATACCGTCGTGGAACTCGTAATTCTTACCGAAGGGATTCTTTCTGTATCCAAAAGTGGAGGTAATCTTTCCTGATACCGGAAGCACTGAAGGCTTGGCTCTCATTTCCTTAAGCTTTTTTTCGGCCTCTGCTATTACTCTATCTAATTCTTTTATTTCATCATCCACTCTGGTTGCCATTTCATCTATTGTATCGCTTATTTGATCTATACCCTGAAGGTTGTCCACTAAAACTTCCTCTTCACCCGGGTAAAGGATTCCTCCTCCCCCCATGCCCCTACTGGCTATTTTAAAGGAGGTTAATTCTTCAGAATCATCTTTATCATCGGCGTTTGACTGGGTGTCTTCACCCTTGGCCTCTATGATATCCCTTAATCTGGTCTCCAAGTCCTGTATAACCTTGATTTTTTCTTTCATTTCATCTTCGCTGGCCTTGTACTCGCTCAACTGTTTTTCGCTGTAATCCTTCATGGCCTGAAGGGAATCATACTCGGCTTTTTTGCTTTCCAGCCTGGCGCTCAGCATATGATAAGAAAAGGCGAAGACACATACTATGGAAAACATTATGAAGTTCAATATGACGAAAGAAGATACCAGCCTTCTGGAAAACTTCAATGATTTTACATTTTTAATGGGTGTATGGGGAACCACCATGATGGTGAAAAATTCTTTTCTGTTAAACCATCGT
This genomic window from Oxobacter pfennigii contains:
- a CDS encoding late competence development ComFB family protein; translation: MENKVLDNEQLEIKNHMETVVTQMFENMLKRLDICKCEMCRKDIIAYALNHLPPRYAVTQKGELYYRLAEFTQQFEIDVQVILAEAVQVISQNPRH
- a CDS encoding peptidoglycan DD-metalloendopeptidase family protein is translated as MNLFFHRIMSRVGQFFSYIWESIKNTFKRWFNRKEFFTIMVVPHTPIKNVKSLKFSRRLVSSFVILNFIMFSIVCVFAFSYHMLSARLESKKAEYDSLQAMKDYSEKQLSEYKASEDEMKEKIKVIQDLETRLRDIIEAKGEDTQSNADDKDDSEELTSFKIASRGMGGGGILYPGEEEVLVDNLQGIDQISDTIDEMATRVDDEIKELDRVIAEAEKKLKEMRAKPSVLPVSGKITSTFGYRKNPFGKNYEFHDGIDIANSRGTAIRASADGVVTIAGRDGSYGILVKINHGNGYESLYGHNSKLNVKVGQRVERGDIIAYMGSTGRSTGNHCHFEVRYKGKAIDPYTVK